The following are from one region of the Amylibacter sp. IMCC11727 genome:
- the rlmJ gene encoding 23S rRNA (adenine(2030)-N(6))-methyltransferase RlmJ, producing the protein MTIHNLGGSWTEQKLNCVKGYAEAWVKVMESIKARGFIDSYIYIDAFSGTGKYQHNAQPNVENDDFFDTPEEKETLRKGSAQIALEISPKFDKIHLIELKPEFARELKNNLEKSEEHRVDIHQADANEALIEICGGLGPRQRALIFIDPYGCEVDWQTLERIAESKVADVWYLAPSGGINRQLSKKPSEIENYKRARLNRALGTEDWLSHFYEEETYPDLFGNRNHSRSAGASAVEQFYIERLRTIFSYVHPECLQLKNSKNGHMFSLCFAVSNDSKPAQDAAKRIAGHVIKKWSNR; encoded by the coding sequence TTGACTATTCATAATTTGGGAGGCAGCTGGACCGAACAGAAACTAAATTGTGTGAAAGGATATGCTGAAGCTTGGGTGAAGGTGATGGAGTCTATTAAAGCGCGTGGTTTTATTGATTCTTACATCTACATCGATGCTTTCTCTGGAACGGGAAAATATCAACATAACGCGCAACCAAATGTAGAGAACGACGACTTCTTTGATACGCCAGAAGAAAAGGAGACTTTGCGTAAAGGATCAGCACAAATTGCTTTGGAAATTTCGCCAAAGTTTGACAAGATTCATCTCATTGAACTTAAGCCTGAATTTGCTCGCGAACTGAAAAACAATTTAGAAAAAAGCGAGGAACATCGCGTAGATATTCATCAAGCTGACGCTAATGAAGCTTTAATAGAAATTTGTGGTGGTTTGGGGCCAAGACAAAGAGCATTGATTTTCATAGACCCGTATGGTTGCGAAGTGGACTGGCAAACGCTTGAGAGAATTGCTGAGAGCAAAGTTGCTGATGTTTGGTACCTCGCTCCATCAGGTGGTATCAACCGTCAACTCTCCAAAAAACCAAGTGAGATTGAAAACTATAAACGTGCTCGATTAAACCGTGCATTAGGAACTGAAGATTGGTTAAGTCACTTCTATGAAGAGGAAACTTATCCCGATCTTTTTGGCAATCGCAATCATTCAAGAAGTGCTGGTGCGAGCGCGGTGGAACAATTTTACATAGAGCGACTTCGAACGATTTTTTCTTACGTTCATCCCGAATGCTTGCAATTGAAGAACAGCAAAAACGGACATATGTTTTCACTCTGTTTTGCTGTTTCAAACGATAGCAAACCAGCTCAAGATGCTGCGAAGCGGATCGCTGGGCATGTTATTAAAAAGTGGAGCAATCGATGA
- a CDS encoding M20 aminoacylase family protein — protein sequence MPIVNRIADLAPEMKQWRHHLHSIPELGFDLHKTSAFVEEKLRAFGVDELHTGIAQTGMVAIINGQSDGPTIGLRADMDALPITENSTADHASTHTGKMHACGHDGHTTMLLGAAKYLVETRNFSGRVALIFQPAEEGGGGGQVMCAEGMMDRFNISQVFGIHNMPGTDEGTFHTTNGPLLAAADTFYVNINGSGGHGAQPENTRDPLVAGTAIVQGFQTISSRNLGGLDTAVISVGEFTSGTANNIVPDSAYISGTVRTFDKAVQATIAKRMTAICEGVATSYDVDVALEYEYGYPPTVNDAAKADLAANVARTVVGDTNVDANTNPIFPAEDFAYMLEERPGAYLFLGQGDGAPVHHPDYDFNDEIAPIGASFFAKLVETVQPR from the coding sequence TCACCACCTCCACAGCATTCCAGAGCTGGGCTTTGACCTGCACAAAACCTCTGCCTTTGTCGAAGAAAAACTCCGCGCATTTGGCGTAGATGAATTGCACACAGGAATCGCGCAAACGGGCATGGTCGCCATTATCAACGGTCAATCAGATGGCCCCACAATTGGCCTGCGCGCTGATATGGATGCTCTGCCGATCACAGAAAACAGCACTGCGGACCATGCGTCTACGCACACAGGCAAAATGCACGCCTGCGGCCATGACGGACACACCACAATGCTGCTCGGTGCTGCAAAATATCTGGTTGAAACACGCAACTTTTCTGGCCGCGTGGCCCTGATTTTTCAACCCGCCGAGGAAGGCGGCGGTGGCGGTCAGGTTATGTGCGCCGAAGGCATGATGGATCGCTTCAACATCAGCCAAGTGTTCGGCATCCACAACATGCCAGGCACGGACGAAGGCACGTTTCACACCACAAACGGCCCTCTTTTGGCCGCCGCGGATACATTCTATGTCAACATAAACGGCTCTGGTGGGCATGGGGCGCAACCTGAAAACACCCGCGATCCATTGGTCGCAGGCACCGCGATTGTTCAGGGCTTTCAAACCATTTCTTCGCGCAATCTGGGCGGGTTGGACACAGCAGTTATTTCCGTAGGCGAATTCACGTCAGGCACGGCCAATAACATCGTGCCCGACTCCGCATATATCTCTGGCACGGTGCGCACTTTTGACAAAGCTGTTCAAGCCACCATCGCCAAACGCATGACCGCAATCTGCGAAGGTGTTGCCACCAGCTATGATGTGGATGTGGCTCTGGAATACGAATACGGCTACCCACCCACAGTGAACGATGCAGCAAAAGCAGATCTTGCCGCAAATGTTGCACGCACTGTGGTCGGGGACACCAACGTCGACGCAAACACCAACCCCATCTTCCCCGCCGAAGACTTCGCCTACATGCTCGAAGAACGCCCTGGCGCTTACCTGTTCCTTGGCCAAGGCGACGGCGCTCCTGTCCACCATCCAGACTACGATTTCAACGACGAAATCGCTCCTATTGGCGCGAGCTTTTTCGCGAAATTGGTCGAAACAGTTCAGCCTCGGTAG
- a CDS encoding DUF5131 family protein — protein sequence MTTSGIEWTDVTWNPTAGCSILTEGCTNCYAMRMAARLEAMGVEKYAGLTRKTGGKHKWTGEIRLDQSSLHIPYSWKAPRMVFVNSMSDLFHEKLTISEISSVWKVMSDLPQHTFQVLTKRDERLRDVTKELPLLKNVWLGVSIESKTQLKRIENLRKANSFVRFISFEPLIESVGEPDLKGIDWAIVGGESGPNSRPMSKNWVEELYRASRKSDLAFHFKQWGGPQKKRNGRILHGRTYDEFPQAVV from the coding sequence ATGACTACAAGTGGAATTGAGTGGACTGATGTTACTTGGAACCCAACTGCAGGATGTTCGATTCTGACAGAAGGATGCACAAATTGCTATGCCATGAGAATGGCGGCTCGTTTGGAAGCGATGGGTGTAGAAAAGTATGCGGGTTTGACAAGAAAGACTGGTGGAAAACATAAGTGGACGGGCGAAATCAGATTAGACCAAAGTTCACTACACATACCATATTCTTGGAAAGCACCTAGAATGGTTTTTGTGAACTCGATGTCTGATCTCTTCCACGAAAAGTTAACGATTTCTGAAATCTCGAGTGTTTGGAAAGTTATGTCTGATTTACCACAACACACGTTTCAGGTTCTAACAAAGAGAGACGAAAGACTTCGCGATGTAACGAAAGAACTCCCTTTGCTTAAAAATGTTTGGCTAGGTGTCAGCATAGAAAGCAAGACCCAACTAAAAAGAATTGAAAACCTGAGAAAAGCAAATTCTTTTGTCAGATTTATTTCTTTTGAACCATTGATTGAAAGCGTTGGGGAACCTGATTTGAAAGGAATTGATTGGGCGATTGTGGGGGGAGAGAGTGGTCCAAATTCACGTCCAATGAGTAAAAATTGGGTCGAGGAACTATATAGAGCAAGTCGAAAATCTGATCTCGCCTTTCACTTTAAACAATGGGGAGGGCCGCAGAAGAAAAGAAACGGCCGCATACTTCATGGCAGGACGTATGATGAGTTCCCTCAAGCAGTAGTGTAG